A region of Hydrogenimonas cancrithermarum DNA encodes the following proteins:
- a CDS encoding FMN-binding glutamate synthase family protein — protein MEEFLEFTRRADVFSFPLLMFLLKVAAIVAMIVALLVLIYDRFVQRENQLLINYPLIGRLRYFFYLIRDPMRQYFGDEKFYESFDKVKWVYDAAEGRALLASFSPGQPIATGIFGLKNASRVLNEEEVDRRFWVTFGEVCETPFRSRSIIGRSAMSDGAISPEATRAFAKGAYLGGFPINTGEGSLTTNFFYTHRCDPRGQKWFEYYEGTWFAKSLYYLFGFFFNDVAAVDLYRALVLPKKEAETFLFDRKHMACFRVDWSRPLSDFPETVLEDLPDIVFQIGSGLYGVRDGKGEFDEVRYEKVMRFCRMSEIKLAQGAKQTGGKLLAVKVTDAIAYYRGVEPHEDLFSPDRFPYYDSVAALFDFLGKLKTLSGKPAGIKLVISSREGIDPIVEEIRVRVESGSQAYPDFLTIDGGDGGSGAAPLETMMRVGLPIQEAIHIADRALRDAGVREKVKLIGSEKVLTPDDVVVLKALGADLVGIARGFMMSAGCIRARECSGAGGRHCPVGLATQDRRRRASFLVEQKSRHIARYHERLVDGVVGLLAVMGKHSIDEVERSDLFYKDPDGYIYDDIEDYFRSRLHLSGRRR, from the coding sequence ATGGAAGAGTTCCTCGAATTTACCCGGCGGGCCGATGTATTCAGCTTTCCGCTTCTGATGTTTCTGCTCAAAGTCGCCGCGATCGTCGCGATGATCGTCGCGCTGCTGGTGCTGATCTACGATCGTTTCGTGCAGCGGGAGAACCAGCTGCTGATCAACTATCCGCTGATCGGACGGTTGCGCTACTTCTTCTACCTGATCCGCGATCCGATGCGCCAATATTTCGGTGACGAGAAATTCTACGAATCGTTCGATAAGGTGAAGTGGGTCTACGACGCGGCTGAAGGGCGTGCCCTGCTTGCCTCGTTCTCGCCCGGCCAGCCGATAGCGACCGGAATTTTCGGGTTGAAAAACGCTTCGCGCGTCTTGAACGAAGAGGAGGTGGACCGCCGTTTTTGGGTGACGTTCGGAGAGGTGTGCGAAACGCCGTTTCGATCACGCTCCATCATCGGACGAAGCGCGATGAGTGACGGTGCGATCTCGCCGGAAGCGACACGCGCCTTCGCGAAAGGGGCGTATCTGGGCGGATTCCCCATCAATACGGGAGAGGGGAGCCTGACGACCAATTTCTTCTATACGCATCGATGCGATCCCCGTGGCCAGAAGTGGTTCGAGTATTACGAAGGGACGTGGTTCGCAAAGAGTCTCTACTACCTCTTTGGCTTCTTTTTCAACGACGTGGCCGCGGTCGATCTCTACCGTGCCCTCGTTCTTCCGAAAAAGGAGGCCGAGACCTTTCTTTTCGACAGAAAGCATATGGCCTGTTTCAGAGTCGACTGGAGCCGTCCGCTCTCCGATTTTCCGGAAACGGTACTGGAGGACCTTCCGGATATCGTCTTTCAGATCGGCAGCGGGCTCTACGGGGTCCGCGATGGGAAGGGGGAGTTCGACGAAGTGCGTTACGAGAAAGTGATGCGCTTTTGCAGGATGAGTGAAATCAAGCTCGCCCAGGGGGCCAAGCAGACGGGCGGGAAACTGCTGGCTGTGAAGGTGACCGACGCGATCGCTTACTACCGCGGTGTCGAGCCGCACGAAGATCTCTTCAGTCCCGACCGTTTTCCTTATTACGATTCGGTCGCTGCCCTTTTCGATTTTCTCGGGAAACTCAAAACACTCTCCGGCAAGCCGGCGGGGATCAAGCTCGTCATCTCGTCGCGGGAGGGTATCGATCCGATCGTAGAGGAGATTCGGGTGAGGGTCGAATCGGGCTCGCAGGCCTATCCCGATTTCCTGACGATCGACGGCGGCGACGGCGGCAGCGGAGCGGCACCGCTCGAGACGATGATGCGGGTGGGGCTGCCGATCCAGGAGGCGATCCATATCGCCGACAGAGCGCTGCGTGATGCCGGGGTCAGGGAGAAGGTCAAGCTGATCGGCAGTGAAAAGGTGCTGACACCGGATGACGTCGTCGTGCTCAAGGCGCTTGGTGCCGATCTTGTAGGAATCGCCAGAGGGTTTATGATGAGTGCGGGGTGTATCCGTGCCAGGGAGTGCAGCGGAGCGGGCGGCCGCCACTGCCCGGTGGGGTTGGCGACACAGGATAGGCGCAGGCGTGCGTCGTTTCTGGTCGAGCAGAAGTCACGCCATATCGCCCGTTATCACGAAAGGCTTGTCGACGGGGTTGTCGGCCTTTTGGCGGTTATGGGCAAGCATTCGATCGACGAGGTCGAAAGATCCGATCTTTTTTATAAAGATCCGGACGGATACATCTATGACGATATCGAGGATTACTTCAGGTCACGCCTGCATCTCAGCGGCAGGCGTCGATAA
- a CDS encoding biopolymer transporter ExbD, with protein sequence MKIRKFDQINVLPFIDIMLVLLVIVLTSASFVSKGTIPVDLPEASGRNAPIEKMKNIVIDKNGNFYFEERKMDFEAFRKKILSLDPKKDALLIRSDAKSQFQNFVKVIDLLKSNGFEKVSIETKQ encoded by the coding sequence GTGAAGATCCGAAAGTTCGACCAGATCAACGTCCTTCCGTTTATCGACATTATGCTGGTTTTGCTGGTTATCGTACTCACCAGTGCTTCGTTCGTGAGCAAGGGGACCATCCCGGTCGATCTTCCCGAGGCGAGCGGTCGGAATGCCCCGATCGAAAAGATGAAAAACATCGTAATCGACAAAAACGGCAACTTCTATTTCGAGGAGAGGAAAATGGATTTCGAAGCGTTTCGGAAAAAGATTCTTTCACTCGATCCCAAAAAAGATGCACTTTTGATTCGCAGCGATGCCAAAAGTCAGTTTCAAAACTTCGTAAAAGTGATCGATCTGCTTAAATCGAACGGCTTCGAGAAAGTCAGCATCGAAACGAAGCAGTGA
- a CDS encoding OmpA family protein, giving the protein MKFPTQAVSFSLAALLIFGGCAAKNGEAPNDAEHTKEGVLIGTLVGAALGAVTSKHHKGKNVAIGAAIGAAAGGAIGYSLDKQAQEVADSMDTDVSANEKEAAKHRDIIVTKHDNYVKITFKSKMMFETDAADPTPEAREKIARLVDVLKKYPNTIVQVVGHTDSRGSYDYNLKLSQKRAFNVANMLKNLGVTNQIYARGCSFSKPLMPNDSPENMAINRRVEIYLYPSEDKVIDACR; this is encoded by the coding sequence ATGAAGTTTCCAACCCAAGCGGTTTCGTTTTCGCTGGCTGCACTTTTGATCTTCGGCGGATGTGCGGCCAAAAACGGCGAAGCGCCGAACGATGCCGAGCACACCAAAGAGGGCGTTCTGATAGGCACCCTCGTCGGAGCGGCACTCGGTGCGGTGACAAGCAAACATCATAAGGGGAAAAACGTGGCGATCGGCGCCGCGATCGGTGCCGCGGCCGGCGGAGCGATCGGCTACAGTCTCGACAAACAGGCCCAGGAGGTCGCCGACTCGATGGATACCGACGTAAGCGCCAACGAAAAAGAGGCCGCCAAACATCGAGACATCATCGTCACTAAGCACGACAACTATGTCAAGATCACCTTCAAAAGCAAAATGATGTTCGAAACCGATGCGGCCGATCCGACACCGGAAGCGAGAGAGAAGATCGCACGCCTTGTGGATGTTTTGAAAAAATATCCGAATACCATCGTTCAGGTCGTAGGCCATACCGACAGCCGCGGATCGTACGACTACAACCTCAAGCTGTCACAAAAACGCGCTTTCAATGTCGCCAATATGCTCAAAAACCTTGGTGTCACCAACCAGATATACGCCAGAGGTTGTTCTTTCAGCAAGCCGCTGATGCCAAATGACTCTCCCGAAAACATGGCGATCAACCGCCGTGTCGAGATCTACCTCTATCCGAGCGAGGATAAAGTTATCGACGCCTGCCGCTGA
- a CDS encoding HvfC/BufC family peptide modification chaperone, with product MRREREIQERFFKSVRSAQTDAYTNGDIYEKLIFYRFDETLRAAYPLFRAQLSEKKWEKLVKAFIASGPESPFMWKMPKAFRRFAVSKMKKRKWLKDLLRFEWTLIALTMVPCKKPRARKVDFSKRYRLGRCARIEELKYPVMYGRFKPEGSYRVAIYQTPLGGVAWMALTPFMGDLLERCDGKRPLGKIVKQLSKTYGLCVEDAEAVLAKGLKRLLKFGVLVPK from the coding sequence ATGCGGCGTGAAAGAGAGATTCAGGAGCGTTTCTTCAAGTCGGTACGGTCGGCACAAACGGATGCGTACACCAATGGAGATATTTACGAAAAGCTGATCTTCTACCGGTTCGACGAAACGCTCCGCGCGGCTTATCCGCTCTTTCGGGCACAGCTGAGTGAAAAAAAGTGGGAAAAACTGGTCAAAGCCTTCATCGCCAGCGGGCCGGAGTCCCCCTTTATGTGGAAGATGCCCAAAGCGTTTCGCCGCTTTGCGGTTTCGAAAATGAAAAAACGAAAGTGGCTGAAGGATCTGCTCCGGTTCGAGTGGACGCTGATAGCGCTGACGATGGTGCCCTGCAAAAAGCCCCGCGCCCGAAAGGTCGATTTTTCGAAACGCTATCGATTGGGCCGATGTGCCCGTATCGAAGAGCTGAAATACCCCGTCATGTACGGGCGTTTCAAACCAGAAGGCAGCTACAGGGTGGCCATATACCAGACCCCTTTGGGCGGTGTGGCATGGATGGCGTTGACACCTTTCATGGGTGATCTTCTTGAACGCTGCGACGGCAAGCGGCCGCTCGGGAAGATTGTAAAGCAGTTGTCCAAAACCTATGGACTCTGTGTCGAAGATGCCGAAGCGGTTCTTGCGAAAGGACTCAAACGACTCCTGAAATTTGGAGTTTTGGTGCCGAAATAG
- a CDS encoding sensor histidine kinase: MRSPIFEVSVTVLKRKQIAKVLLFYVVTFVAMAALMWVVFENFGYSDKNFLVVTIMLLPLSILFGYILSKVALEPLFITNDLLDKLLKDTLHELNIPLSTIFANVSMLKRKETDPKKLTRLERIEKAGENLGELYEDLDYFIKKEIGSVERERFDLADIVAGSIAKVDDIKGDISIQYDNRSVPIVADRRGCQKAVDNLISNAIKYNRPGGSVKISYEKGWLVIEDSGIGMDETALFHIFDRYYQSDLNASGYGIGLHIVKTFCDEHGIEIKISSKVGEGTTFRLDFGAVTTGE, from the coding sequence ATGCGATCACCAATATTCGAGGTATCGGTTACTGTTTTGAAGCGTAAGCAGATCGCAAAAGTCCTTCTCTTCTATGTTGTCACGTTCGTGGCGATGGCAGCTTTGATGTGGGTCGTTTTTGAAAACTTCGGCTACAGCGACAAGAACTTTCTGGTCGTCACGATCATGCTTCTTCCTCTTTCGATCCTCTTTGGCTATATCCTTTCGAAAGTGGCGCTCGAACCGCTCTTCATTACGAACGACCTTCTCGACAAACTGCTCAAAGATACGCTGCACGAACTCAACATCCCTCTTTCGACCATTTTCGCCAACGTCTCGATGCTCAAACGCAAAGAGACGGACCCAAAAAAGCTGACACGGCTCGAACGGATTGAAAAAGCGGGAGAAAACCTGGGAGAACTTTACGAAGATCTCGACTACTTCATCAAAAAAGAGATCGGTTCCGTAGAGCGGGAACGGTTCGATCTTGCTGATATTGTCGCCGGAAGCATCGCAAAGGTCGACGATATAAAAGGTGATATTTCGATACAATACGACAACCGTTCGGTGCCGATCGTCGCCGACAGACGCGGATGCCAGAAAGCCGTCGACAATCTGATCTCCAATGCCATCAAATACAACAGGCCCGGGGGATCGGTGAAGATTTCGTATGAAAAAGGGTGGCTCGTCATAGAGGATTCCGGTATCGGAATGGATGAGACGGCGCTGTTTCACATTTTCGACCGCTACTATCAGAGCGACCTGAATGCATCGGGGTATGGCATCGGCCTGCATATCGTCAAGACATTTTGCGACGAACACGGTATCGAAATCAAAATAAGCTCCAAAGTGGGCGAAGGGACCACTTTTCGTCTTGACTTCGGGGCTGTAACCACAGGAGAATAG
- a CDS encoding DUF2231 domain-containing protein has product MSLPAIDIPVQLPFEVPLLVHPIFVHFAIAIPIIVLLIELVNIKAKKPAVSITSLFLLTLLIIVYIGAFFAGKADGSEAFALLTPEAKEELKFHKLLGTYLVYGTLILFLLKALAMLVKKSWARDFFLVFLVVFIGVMFKQGKDGGELVYEYGVNVKAVTEVQNKLDDMQYDLDDLKAELKKVKEECAAKEEGAAAPAESQEAAPAEVENAAPASEESSSEPEHEAAPEQESTHETPAASEHESAPAQTHEESAPAQESHETAPAEHESAPAEEAAPSHESESENTTPVHIPTH; this is encoded by the coding sequence ATGAGTCTGCCTGCCATCGATATCCCGGTACAGCTTCCGTTTGAAGTGCCTCTGTTGGTCCACCCGATCTTCGTCCATTTCGCGATCGCGATCCCTATTATCGTACTGTTGATCGAACTGGTCAACATCAAAGCGAAAAAACCGGCTGTGAGCATCACATCGCTCTTTTTGCTTACATTGCTGATAATCGTCTATATCGGTGCCTTTTTTGCAGGTAAAGCGGACGGTTCGGAAGCCTTTGCGCTGCTCACGCCGGAAGCGAAAGAGGAGTTGAAGTTTCACAAACTGCTCGGTACCTATCTCGTTTACGGGACGCTGATCCTTTTTCTTCTCAAAGCATTGGCGATGCTCGTCAAAAAGAGCTGGGCGCGTGACTTTTTCCTCGTTTTTCTGGTCGTTTTTATCGGTGTCATGTTCAAGCAGGGCAAAGATGGCGGTGAATTGGTTTACGAGTACGGTGTGAACGTCAAAGCCGTGACCGAAGTACAGAACAAACTCGATGATATGCAGTACGATCTGGACGACCTGAAAGCGGAATTGAAAAAAGTGAAAGAGGAGTGCGCCGCGAAGGAAGAGGGTGCCGCCGCACCGGCAGAATCACAGGAGGCCGCTCCGGCAGAAGTTGAAAACGCGGCGCCCGCGTCTGAAGAGAGTTCTTCTGAGCCTGAACACGAAGCGGCGCCGGAGCAAGAGAGTACTCATGAAACGCCTGCCGCATCGGAACACGAGAGTGCACCGGCACAGACGCATGAAGAATCCGCCCCCGCCCAAGAAAGTCACGAAACGGCTCCTGCAGAGCACGAAAGCGCCCCGGCAGAGGAAGCTGCACCGAGCCATGAGAGCGAATCGGAAAATACGACACCGGTCCATATTCCGACCCACTGA
- a CDS encoding MutS-related protein — protein MHIEAINELLNDKKRLLTDIYFELQKIFEAKYGSDTVVLMEIGTFFEVYEVNNDELKVGKAKEIAELLNIQLTRKNKTILENSVANPMMAGVPAVSLDRYLSRLVQSKKYTIVLVRQKGAPPNVKRYIANILSPGTNFDYLVEPSENYIVSLIVDINKGIYSCGYSAIDVSTGKTWLNEVHGTREDKTYALDEIFNQLQSYNTSELLLTLNDASIDSEWIVRYLEIEGHISYTVGKTRHKIAYQNELFANVYGIRSFLSPIEYLDLERYPYASESLSLLIDFIIEHDAALIEKMNRPVFLGGQHFVYLGNNALEQLNVISRDPDEMTLLKLIDLTSTAIGKRLFKERLLNPICDEKELRRRYDLAEKVTEHTQNFSNTLKEVYDLERILRRIKLGKLHPFEIVYLHDSLKALEQLVWEAKGVGVEVEEDLRVQIESFARELEKTFVLEECGKYRRDQIESNIFQPGINLFVDQIVEENRKELDKLEAVRLHIENFFERGEKNDTEYVGIGWLESEGYFLNVTRTRFGMIEKDLMESFLLLEGNHYFLRDFNYKKLKNSVKITSKLIDDISKVIMANQARIVALIKQSYVESLELLEKRYAQLLEQIIAFVGRFDVAIATARAAQQYNYARPEILGRQSEKEQTLEFVGLRHPLIESREENGIYIPNDLLMGDLPETLEHDHVTLQSSDGQPVKGVLLYGINSSGKSSLMKSVGMAVIMAQAGFFVPAASMRFHLFDKLFTRIVSKDNLYKGLSTFAIEMMELKNIFNRAGRGSLVLGDEISHGTETESALAIVASAVKRLYQLDTLFIVATHLHKLTELKTVTELRGIVFLHLGVEYDEAKDALVYNRKLMPGVGSTLYGLEFAKSLHMDKSFIETAYEIRELLGDEGRGLKRLKKKKRSRYNKELYLSSCALCGAPVDEVHHIAPQAEADEAGRIGHFHQNHRYNLIPLCKKHHKMVHEGRVIIQGFVMTDAGLQLRYSENDV, from the coding sequence GTGCATATTGAGGCGATCAACGAGCTTTTAAACGACAAAAAGCGGCTTTTGACCGATATCTATTTTGAACTTCAGAAGATTTTCGAAGCCAAATACGGCTCCGATACGGTCGTGTTAATGGAGATTGGCACCTTTTTCGAAGTCTATGAAGTCAACAATGACGAGCTGAAAGTCGGTAAAGCAAAAGAGATCGCCGAACTGCTCAATATCCAGCTGACGCGCAAAAACAAAACGATTCTTGAAAATTCCGTCGCCAACCCCATGATGGCGGGTGTGCCGGCCGTCTCGCTCGACCGCTATCTCTCACGACTCGTACAGAGCAAAAAATATACGATCGTTCTGGTGCGTCAGAAGGGGGCACCGCCGAACGTCAAGCGCTACATCGCCAACATCCTTTCACCCGGAACCAACTTCGACTACCTGGTCGAGCCAAGCGAAAACTACATCGTTTCGCTTATCGTCGACATCAACAAAGGGATCTACTCCTGCGGCTACAGCGCCATTGACGTCAGCACCGGCAAAACGTGGCTCAACGAAGTCCACGGAACGCGTGAGGACAAAACCTATGCGCTCGACGAGATTTTCAACCAGCTGCAGAGCTACAACACTTCCGAATTGCTGCTCACGCTCAACGACGCGTCGATCGATTCGGAATGGATCGTCCGTTATCTGGAGATCGAGGGGCACATCAGCTATACGGTCGGAAAGACGCGCCACAAGATCGCCTACCAGAACGAACTCTTCGCCAACGTCTACGGCATCCGCTCGTTTCTGAGCCCCATCGAGTATCTCGATCTCGAGCGGTACCCCTACGCCTCGGAGTCGCTCTCACTGCTGATCGATTTCATCATCGAGCATGACGCGGCGCTGATCGAGAAGATGAACCGTCCCGTTTTCCTGGGTGGGCAGCATTTCGTCTATCTGGGTAACAATGCGCTCGAGCAGCTCAACGTCATCAGCCGTGACCCGGACGAGATGACGCTTCTCAAACTCATCGACCTCACCTCCACCGCCATCGGCAAGCGCCTCTTCAAAGAGCGGCTTTTGAACCCGATCTGCGACGAAAAGGAGCTGAGACGCCGCTACGATCTGGCCGAGAAGGTGACGGAGCATACCCAGAACTTCTCCAACACCCTCAAAGAGGTATACGACCTCGAGCGCATTCTGCGGCGCATCAAGCTCGGCAAGCTCCATCCGTTCGAGATCGTCTACTTGCACGATTCGCTCAAAGCCCTCGAACAGCTGGTATGGGAAGCCAAAGGTGTGGGTGTCGAAGTCGAAGAGGATCTGCGGGTGCAGATCGAGAGTTTCGCACGGGAGCTGGAGAAGACCTTCGTGCTGGAAGAGTGCGGAAAATATCGCCGCGACCAGATCGAGAGCAACATCTTTCAGCCCGGCATCAATCTCTTTGTCGACCAGATTGTCGAGGAGAACAGAAAAGAGCTCGACAAACTGGAAGCGGTGCGGCTGCATATCGAAAATTTTTTCGAACGGGGCGAAAAGAACGATACGGAGTATGTCGGCATCGGGTGGCTCGAGAGCGAAGGGTACTTCCTGAATGTCACCCGTACCCGTTTCGGGATGATCGAGAAGGATCTGATGGAGAGTTTTTTGCTGCTGGAGGGCAACCACTACTTTCTGCGTGACTTCAACTACAAAAAGCTCAAAAACAGCGTCAAGATCACGTCGAAGCTGATCGACGACATCTCGAAGGTGATAATGGCCAACCAGGCACGTATCGTGGCGTTGATAAAACAGAGTTATGTCGAGTCGCTGGAACTGCTCGAAAAGCGTTATGCGCAGCTGCTGGAGCAGATTATCGCATTTGTCGGACGTTTCGATGTGGCGATCGCGACGGCTCGGGCGGCGCAGCAGTACAACTATGCCCGGCCTGAAATTCTCGGCCGACAATCGGAAAAGGAGCAGACGCTGGAGTTTGTCGGGCTTCGCCATCCGCTGATCGAATCGCGCGAAGAGAACGGTATCTACATCCCGAATGACCTGCTGATGGGCGATCTGCCCGAAACGCTCGAACACGACCACGTCACGCTGCAGTCGAGCGACGGTCAGCCCGTCAAAGGGGTCCTGCTCTATGGCATCAACTCCAGCGGCAAGAGTTCGTTGATGAAGAGTGTCGGTATGGCGGTTATCATGGCGCAGGCGGGCTTCTTTGTCCCGGCGGCTTCGATGCGCTTCCACCTTTTCGACAAGCTCTTTACCCGCATCGTCAGCAAAGACAACCTTTACAAAGGGCTCAGCACCTTCGCGATCGAAATGATGGAGCTCAAAAATATTTTCAACCGTGCCGGTCGCGGGTCACTGGTGCTGGGTGACGAGATCAGCCACGGAACCGAAACGGAATCGGCTCTGGCGATCGTGGCGAGTGCGGTGAAACGGCTCTATCAGCTCGATACGCTCTTTATCGTCGCGACGCATCTACACAAACTGACCGAACTGAAAACCGTAACCGAGCTGAGGGGGATTGTCTTTTTACATCTCGGGGTTGAATATGACGAAGCGAAAGACGCTCTCGTCTACAACAGGAAACTGATGCCAGGCGTGGGAAGCACACTCTATGGGCTGGAGTTTGCGAAGTCGCTTCATATGGACAAGAGCTTCATCGAGACCGCCTACGAGATTCGTGAATTGCTTGGCGATGAGGGGAGGGGATTGAAGCGGCTGAAAAAGAAGAAGCGCAGCCGCTACAACAAAGAGCTCTATCTGAGCAGCTGTGCGCTTTGCGGTGCACCGGTCGATGAGGTCCACCATATCGCCCCACAAGCGGAAGCGGATGAAGCGGGGCGCATCGGCCATTTTCATCAAAACCATCGCTACAATCTGATTCCTTTATGTAAGAAGCATCACAAGATGGTTCACGAAGGGAGAGTGATTATTCAGGGATTTGTGATGACCGATGCCGGGTTACAGTTGCGCTACAGTGAAAATGATGTATAA
- a CDS encoding DUF692 domain-containing protein yields MMVEGCGLGLRDDFIDEIPSYAKRIDFLEVVPENMMHLNRKEAKRFERICEAFPVVAHGLSLSLGDVGSLDLIHLGRLKKFLERYGIEHYSEHLSFTSLDGVQSYELLPLPMTETMADAVTEKIARIEEILERPLIIENPTYYTVLESTMDETAFIGAILERSGAKLLLDINNVFVNGFNHRFDAKAFIDAIDLERVAYCHIAGHLEYRDDLFIDTHGMPVKEEVWDLMAYVMAKKRLPVMLERDNNVPPLETLMKEFERMREIHHAA; encoded by the coding sequence ATGATGGTCGAAGGATGCGGACTGGGGCTTCGGGACGATTTCATCGACGAGATACCCTCGTACGCGAAGCGTATCGACTTTCTTGAGGTGGTGCCTGAAAATATGATGCACCTGAACCGGAAAGAGGCGAAACGTTTCGAGCGAATATGCGAAGCGTTTCCCGTCGTCGCCCACGGATTGTCCCTTTCACTCGGCGATGTCGGCAGTCTCGATCTTATCCATCTTGGACGGCTCAAAAAATTTCTGGAGCGCTACGGCATCGAACACTATTCGGAGCATTTGAGCTTCACGTCGCTCGACGGTGTTCAAAGTTACGAACTTCTGCCGCTTCCGATGACGGAGACGATGGCCGATGCGGTCACGGAAAAGATCGCCCGTATCGAAGAGATTCTCGAGCGCCCGCTCATCATCGAAAATCCCACCTACTACACGGTGCTTGAGTCGACAATGGACGAGACGGCGTTCATCGGCGCGATTTTGGAGCGTAGCGGAGCGAAGCTGCTTCTGGACATCAACAATGTTTTCGTCAACGGTTTCAACCACCGTTTCGACGCGAAAGCTTTCATCGATGCGATCGATCTGGAGCGTGTGGCCTACTGCCACATCGCGGGGCATCTCGAATATCGGGACGATCTTTTTATCGATACGCACGGGATGCCGGTCAAAGAGGAGGTGTGGGATCTGATGGCGTATGTGATGGCGAAAAAAAGGCTCCCGGTGATGCTCGAGCGCGACAATAACGTTCCACCGCTGGAGACGTTGATGAAAGAGTTCGAGAGGATGCGGGAGATCCACCATGCGGCGTGA
- a CDS encoding rhodanese-like domain-containing protein, with the protein MSTLDQNIVERVEAAIALDKEKPGLGNVDMEKGMELIREVGAVLLDVRPPAKVSGENAEEADIPDAYYTPYTEFTTYLDILPKDKTTPILVACLKGWFANRVMGYLEALGYENVYVLGANIEDMIAAHKAHVQK; encoded by the coding sequence ATGTCAACACTGGATCAAAACATCGTCGAAAGAGTCGAAGCGGCGATCGCGCTCGACAAAGAGAAACCGGGACTCGGAAATGTCGATATGGAAAAAGGGATGGAGCTGATACGTGAAGTGGGCGCTGTTTTGCTGGATGTTCGTCCGCCGGCCAAAGTGAGTGGCGAAAACGCCGAAGAGGCCGATATTCCGGATGCCTACTACACCCCTTATACGGAATTTACGACCTATCTCGACATTCTGCCGAAAGACAAAACGACACCGATCCTCGTAGCATGCCTCAAAGGCTGGTTTGCCAACCGGGTAATGGGGTACCTCGAAGCCCTGGGCTACGAAAATGTCTATGTCCTCGGCGCCAACATCGAAGATATGATCGCCGCGCACAAAGCACACGTACAGAAGTAG
- the exbB gene encoding TonB-system energizer ExbB: protein MNTSQIADIVDYGFIGVLGFMSVIALWLILERYFYYRHVDLRSFEEKEELEIVLGENLTMIASIGANAPFIGLLGTVVGIMVTFVTIGQSGLVETKEIMVGLALALKTTAGGILVAIPVVWFYNLLGRRAEILVAQWEMMKRRGEI from the coding sequence ATGAACACTTCCCAGATAGCCGATATCGTCGACTACGGTTTTATCGGGGTGCTCGGATTTATGAGTGTGATCGCACTCTGGCTGATCCTGGAGCGCTACTTTTACTACCGGCATGTCGATCTGCGTAGCTTCGAAGAGAAAGAGGAACTGGAGATCGTATTGGGCGAAAATCTGACGATGATCGCATCGATCGGTGCCAACGCTCCCTTTATCGGATTGCTCGGGACCGTCGTGGGGATCATGGTGACTTTCGTGACGATCGGCCAGAGTGGATTGGTGGAGACGAAGGAGATCATGGTCGGTCTTGCGTTGGCGCTCAAAACGACGGCTGGAGGCATTCTGGTGGCGATACCCGTCGTCTGGTTCTACAATCTCCTTGGCCGCAGAGCGGAGATCCTGGTGGCACAATGGGAGATGATGAAACGGCGTGGGGAGATCTGA
- a CDS encoding HvfX family Cu-binding RiPP maturation protein, which produces MMALKEAYIEFSRAAGYFKSVSLLFLRLILAYGFYEPAMMKWSDISAVSEWFGSMGMPFPTLNAYMAATTELTGVVLLTLGFLTRLISVPLIVVMMVAIFTVHLPHGFSAGENGFEIPLYYMIMLFALVAHGPGRFSLDRMIFKEDA; this is translated from the coding sequence ATGATGGCACTTAAAGAGGCATATATCGAATTTTCAAGAGCGGCGGGTTATTTTAAAAGTGTTTCGCTCCTTTTTCTTCGTCTGATTCTCGCTTACGGGTTTTACGAACCGGCGATGATGAAGTGGAGCGACATCTCGGCCGTGTCTGAATGGTTCGGCTCGATGGGCATGCCGTTTCCGACACTCAATGCATATATGGCGGCGACGACGGAGCTGACAGGTGTCGTTTTGCTGACACTGGGATTCCTGACACGCCTCATCTCGGTGCCACTGATCGTCGTGATGATGGTGGCGATCTTCACAGTGCATCTGCCGCATGGCTTCTCCGCAGGCGAGAACGGTTTCGAGATACCGCTCTATTATATGATCATGCTTTTCGCGCTTGTGGCGCACGGTCCGGGGCGTTTCAGTCTCGACCGTATGATCTTCAAAGAGGACGCGTAA